A region from the Mucilaginibacter sp. CSA2-8R genome encodes:
- the aroQ gene encoding type II 3-dehydroquinate dehydratase has product MKIQIINGPNLNLLGIREKSIYGDSSFESYFATLQQRYPEHELSYFQSNKEGELIDKLHEVGFDYDGIIINAGAYTHTSIAIADAIAGINTPVVEVHISNVYKRETFRHKSMLAANCVGVIAGFGLNSYRLAVEHLTEK; this is encoded by the coding sequence ATGAAAATACAGATTATCAACGGACCAAATCTAAATTTGCTTGGCATAAGAGAAAAGTCAATTTACGGCGATAGCAGTTTCGAAAGCTATTTTGCTACACTGCAGCAACGCTACCCGGAACATGAGTTATCTTATTTTCAAAGCAATAAAGAAGGCGAATTGATTGATAAACTGCACGAAGTTGGCTTTGATTATGATGGGATTATCATAAATGCCGGTGCATATACCCATACATCTATTGCCATTGCAGATGCTATTGCAGGTATCAATACGCCTGTAGTTGAAGTGCATATCTCAAACGTCTACAAGCGCGAAACTTTCCGTCATAAATCAATGCTGGCGGCTAATTGCGTTGGCGTAATTGCGGGCTTTGGCTTAAATTCTTATCGGCTTGCGGTTGAGCATCTCACCGAAAAATAG
- the prmC gene encoding peptide chain release factor N(5)-glutamine methyltransferase, which translates to METVKDAYDQFKAQLALLYHSQEADAMASVVLSDLTGYSKAKLKAFTDDTISPEHQLQLHKILEELVTGKPIQYVLGHAHFYGLNFKVTPATLIPRPETEELVQWVLDTLSDVGQPTVLDVGTGSGCIPITVKYQLPNSKVFAIDISSDALTVAQDNAQTNGVDVTFVEADVLNMQAEEIAKQCYQVVISNPPYITETDKLQMHKNVTDFEPHTALFVPDTNPLLFYTAITDFAATHLVKGGFLFFEINESYGSATMDVMKQKGFINAELRQDLMGKDRMIRAEWPGA; encoded by the coding sequence ATGGAAACCGTTAAAGATGCCTACGATCAATTTAAAGCCCAGCTCGCGCTACTTTATCATTCACAAGAAGCAGATGCGATGGCAAGCGTGGTATTATCGGATTTAACCGGATATTCGAAAGCTAAACTGAAAGCGTTTACTGATGATACGATTAGTCCGGAACATCAGTTACAGCTACATAAGATACTGGAGGAATTAGTGACGGGCAAACCGATACAGTACGTGCTGGGACATGCCCACTTTTATGGCCTGAATTTTAAGGTAACACCGGCCACGCTGATCCCCCGCCCCGAAACAGAGGAATTGGTACAGTGGGTGCTGGATACGTTGTCTGATGTCGGCCAGCCGACGGTATTAGATGTCGGCACTGGTAGCGGCTGTATACCTATCACTGTTAAATACCAATTACCAAATAGTAAGGTGTTTGCAATTGATATATCAAGCGATGCATTAACTGTTGCTCAAGACAACGCTCAAACCAATGGCGTCGACGTGACGTTTGTGGAGGCTGATGTTTTAAATATGCAAGCTGAAGAAATAGCTAAACAATGCTATCAGGTTGTGATTAGTAATCCGCCTTACATCACTGAAACCGACAAACTACAGATGCACAAAAATGTGACGGATTTTGAGCCACATACCGCGCTTTTCGTACCTGATACTAACCCGCTGTTGTTTTACACAGCGATAACTGATTTTGCTGCAACGCATCTTGTAAAAGGTGGCTTTCTGTTTTTTGAAATTAACGAAAGTTACGGTAGTGCCACTATGGATGTGATGAAACAAAAAGGCTTTATTAACGCCGAGCTGCGCCAGGACTTAATGGGTAAAGACCGGATGATCCGCGCGGAATGGCCGGGGGCATGA
- a CDS encoding YigZ family protein, producing the protein MLFDDTFLTVKQHAEATCTDKGSKFIAFTFPIATDADVKPLLLQLKALHPKANHHCWAMRLSPDRSVFKVNDDGEPSGTAGRPILNVLLSKNITNTLVVVVRYFGGRLLGVPGLISAYKAATEAAITAAGVTEQVINDIYAIEFDYLMMNDVMRIIKEEGLHILSQTADNICSITVEVRKSKVNKTIDRLNGLNNIHAKFLYSS; encoded by the coding sequence ATGCTATTCGACGATACTTTCCTTACCGTAAAACAACATGCTGAGGCTACTTGTACCGACAAAGGCAGCAAGTTCATTGCTTTTACATTCCCTATTGCTACCGATGCTGATGTTAAGCCGTTGCTGCTTCAACTTAAAGCTTTGCACCCCAAGGCAAATCACCACTGCTGGGCAATGCGCTTAAGTCCCGACAGGTCTGTTTTTAAGGTTAATGATGATGGTGAACCTTCGGGTACAGCCGGGCGACCCATTCTTAATGTTTTGCTATCTAAAAACATCACCAACACTTTAGTAGTAGTAGTTAGATATTTTGGCGGCAGATTATTGGGTGTGCCAGGCTTAATTAGCGCCTACAAAGCGGCTACAGAAGCAGCAATAACCGCCGCTGGTGTTACCGAACAGGTGATTAATGATATTTATGCCATCGAGTTTGATTATCTGATGATGAATGATGTGATGCGTATCATCAAAGAGGAGGGGTTACATATTTTATCGCAAACAGCAGACAACATTTGCAGCATCACCGTTGAGGTCAGAAAATCGAAGGTGAATAAAACAATAGACCGGCTGAATGGTTTAAATAATATTCACGCTAAATTTCTATATAGTAGTTAA
- a CDS encoding EamA/RhaT family transporter yields the protein MARRYQINVVQAITWNYSIAAFLTWIFLKPQPSSITNAPFNIYLLLGVLLPAIFYVMAAAVRNAGIVRTDVAQRLSLLISLSAAFLLFGDHLSLLKGIGIATGFAAIFCLIPWQKKHVVAQSNKSTWIYLLGVFLGIGVIDILFKQMALNKTAPYTASLFVVYVLAFAVSIIGTIYQVKFKKRRFLFRNIFFGWILGLFNFGNILFYLKAHRALEHDPSTVFTAMNIGVITTGTLVGLLVFKEKLGILHKLGIALAVAAIIIIGYSA from the coding sequence ATGGCAAGGCGTTACCAGATTAACGTTGTACAAGCCATCACCTGGAATTATTCTATTGCTGCATTTTTAACCTGGATATTTTTAAAACCACAGCCATCCAGCATCACTAATGCACCATTCAACATCTATTTGCTATTAGGCGTACTGCTGCCAGCTATATTTTACGTAATGGCAGCGGCTGTCCGCAACGCGGGCATTGTACGTACAGATGTGGCGCAACGGCTTTCGTTACTAATTTCGCTAAGTGCCGCTTTTTTGCTTTTTGGCGACCATCTAAGTTTGTTGAAGGGAATAGGTATTGCCACAGGTTTTGCTGCTATTTTTTGCTTGATACCCTGGCAAAAAAAACACGTGGTTGCGCAAAGCAATAAAAGCACCTGGATTTATTTGTTAGGTGTATTTTTGGGTATAGGCGTAATCGATATTTTGTTTAAACAGATGGCTTTAAATAAAACTGCGCCTTATACAGCTTCACTTTTTGTGGTTTACGTTTTAGCCTTTGCAGTGTCGATTATCGGCACTATTTACCAGGTTAAATTTAAAAAGAGAAGGTTTTTATTTCGCAATATTTTTTTTGGGTGGATACTTGGCTTATTCAATTTTGGCAATATTCTGTTTTATTTAAAAGCGCATCGTGCGTTAGAGCACGACCCGTCAACGGTATTTACCGCCATGAACATTGGCGTTATCACTACCGGAACGTTAGTAGGTTTACTTGTTTTTAAAGAAAAACTCGGCATTTTACATAAATTGGGTATCGCACTTGCGGTGGCTGCCATCATCATCATTGGTTATTCTGCTTAA
- the xerD gene encoding site-specific tyrosine recombinase XerD, with protein MNWQLAIKGFQDYLKLERSLSANSIESYSRDIDKLKQFAETQATVIRPELITLQHLRDFLQWINELGMIPSSQARILSGIKAFYKFMLMEDLITADPTALLESPRIQRKLPDTLSYDEINNLIAAIDLSKPDGPRNKAILEMLYSCGLRVTELTELKISNLYLDIEFIKVTGKGNKERLVPISQTAITALQQWLQYSRVHVPVKKGEEDIVFLNRRGTRLTRVFIFMLIKQLAGAIGLKKTISPHTFRHSFATHLIEGGADLRAVQDMLGHESITTTEIYTHLDRDYLKSTIIQYHPRS; from the coding sequence GTGAACTGGCAGTTGGCGATAAAGGGGTTTCAGGATTATTTAAAGTTAGAAAGGTCTTTATCAGCTAACTCGATAGAGTCGTACAGCAGGGATATAGATAAGCTTAAGCAGTTTGCTGAAACACAGGCCACTGTTATTCGTCCGGAGTTGATTACCTTACAGCACCTGAGAGATTTTTTGCAATGGATAAATGAATTAGGGATGATACCGAGCAGCCAGGCCCGGATACTTTCGGGAATCAAAGCATTTTATAAATTTATGCTTATGGAAGACCTCATAACGGCAGATCCGACTGCTTTGTTAGAGTCGCCCAGAATTCAGCGTAAACTGCCCGACACGTTAAGTTACGACGAAATTAATAATCTGATTGCTGCCATTGATTTATCTAAGCCTGACGGACCGCGAAACAAAGCTATTTTAGAAATGCTGTACAGCTGCGGCTTGCGGGTAACTGAATTAACAGAACTTAAAATATCTAATTTATACCTCGATATTGAATTTATTAAGGTAACCGGTAAAGGTAACAAAGAGCGGCTGGTTCCAATTAGCCAAACTGCTATAACCGCGTTGCAGCAATGGCTGCAATACAGCAGGGTACATGTACCTGTAAAGAAAGGCGAGGAGGACATCGTATTTTTAAACCGCAGAGGCACACGCCTTACCCGCGTTTTTATTTTTATGCTGATTAAGCAACTCGCTGGAGCTATTGGGTTAAAAAAAACAATTAGCCCTCACACTTTCAGGCATTCATTTGCTACTCACCTCATCGAGGGTGGAGCCGACCTGCGCGCTGTGCAGGATATGTTGGGCCATGAGAGCATTACTACAACCGAAATTTACACCCACTTGGATAGGGATTATCTCAAAAGTACCATCATTCAATATCATCCCCGCAGTTAA
- the ribD gene encoding bifunctional diaminohydroxyphosphoribosylaminopyrimidine deaminase/5-amino-6-(5-phosphoribosylamino)uracil reductase RibD: MADHQIYMQRCIELARLGAGKVSPNPMVGAVIIFQDKLIGEGYHQQYGKAHAEVNAINDVLEKFGTKAADLLKQSAIYVSLEPCAHYGKTPPCADLIIKHQIPEVFVGCRDPFNQVNGKGIEKLQQAGIKVSVGILEEACLNLNKRFFTRVQKQRPYIILKWAQTANAYFAPADGSQYWITGPEAKTLVHQWRTEEDAILVGKNTALVDNPQLNARLWPGKSPKRIVIDRNLELPVHLHLFDKSVETLIFNAFKTDIQDNIKYIALEDFDRFVPQYIMFQLYLQDIQSVIIEGGAHTLNSFIEANLWDEARIFTGQSLMPDGIKAPTCSGTPSKPVAIGNDTLQIIYNQ; this comes from the coding sequence ATGGCAGATCACCAAATTTATATGCAACGCTGTATTGAGCTGGCTCGTTTAGGTGCCGGCAAAGTAAGTCCGAACCCGATGGTGGGTGCTGTTATAATATTTCAGGACAAGCTTATCGGCGAGGGTTACCATCAGCAATATGGTAAAGCACATGCGGAGGTTAATGCAATCAATGATGTTCTGGAAAAATTTGGCACCAAGGCCGCGGACTTATTGAAACAATCTGCCATTTATGTTTCTTTAGAACCCTGCGCCCATTACGGCAAAACACCACCCTGTGCCGACTTAATCATCAAGCATCAAATCCCTGAGGTTTTTGTGGGATGTCGTGACCCTTTTAATCAGGTGAATGGCAAAGGCATTGAAAAATTGCAGCAAGCGGGCATCAAAGTGAGCGTTGGTATATTGGAGGAGGCATGTTTAAACTTAAACAAGCGCTTTTTTACGCGGGTACAAAAACAGCGGCCCTACATCATTTTAAAATGGGCTCAAACGGCTAACGCTTATTTTGCCCCGGCAGACGGTTCGCAATACTGGATTACCGGGCCGGAAGCTAAAACGTTGGTACACCAATGGCGTACCGAAGAGGACGCCATTCTGGTAGGCAAAAACACAGCCCTTGTAGATAACCCACAGTTAAATGCGCGTCTATGGCCGGGTAAATCGCCTAAACGCATTGTTATTGACCGTAACCTGGAGCTGCCCGTGCATCTTCATTTATTCGATAAATCTGTAGAGACATTAATTTTCAACGCGTTTAAAACCGATATACAGGACAACATCAAGTATATTGCCTTAGAAGATTTTGACCGCTTTGTTCCTCAGTATATTATGTTCCAGCTTTATCTGCAAGACATCCAGTCGGTAATCATTGAAGGTGGTGCACATACGTTGAACAGTTTTATTGAAGCCAATTTATGGGATGAAGCGCGTATATTTACCGGTCAGAGTTTAATGCCTGATGGCATCAAGGCCCCCACATGCTCCGGAACACCATCAAAGCCTGTAGCGATAGGGAATGACACTTTGCAGATTATTTACAACCAATAG